A single window of Anomaloglossus baeobatrachus isolate aAnoBae1 chromosome 5, aAnoBae1.hap1, whole genome shotgun sequence DNA harbors:
- the LOC142313263 gene encoding uncharacterized protein C10orf143 homolog: MGGRRLLTRRHCTARRSGSHQPALTTRPCGRIPAANMEICEDMAVDLNVVNLRKRQCMDAAMDHSLNKRTCQGLESYAHGDLLNDYDMVYWQAEVAPGVKEPVDGFIPNGGTQQHCMPLQNSQTLTPQICLRCMAGESGHINHILRH; encoded by the exons ATGGGCGGGCGGCGGCTGCTCACCCGGCGGCACTGCACGGCACGGCGGAGCGGCTCTCACCAGCCTGCGCTCACTACCAGGCCGTGCGGACG GATCCCTGCAGCAAACATGGAGATTTGTGAAGACATGGCTGTTGATTTGAATGTGGTGAACCTGAGGAAGCGGCAGTGTATGGACGCTGCTATGGACCATTCACTCAAT AAACGTACATGCCAAGGGCTGGAAAGTTATGCACATGGAGATTTGCTGAATGACTATGACATGGTGTACTGGCAGGCGGAGGTAGCGCCCGGTGTAAAAGAACCTGTTGATGGATTTATACCGAATGGCGGCACTCAGCAGCACTGTATG CCCCTTCAAAACTCACAAACTTTAACTCCCCAAATCTGCTTGAGATGTATGGCTGGAGAATCG